TcctatttttggatcattggtGTTTTCTAACATGATTTTCTCCATCGCCACTTTACAATCTGACTGAATTTCTACCTATCTCTAGCCTTCTAACTTTGATTTAAAAAGTGCAGTCCTGATTGCATTTGTTTCTTCAATCAACGATTCACTATTTCTTTGTTCAGGACCTACCCAAGCACTTATGATTGCTCCATTAACTCTTCTAGCAACAATTCCCCAGCTAAACTTGCCTTTCCTTGTATCTACTGTTGCATCAAAATTGAGCTTGATTATGCCTTCTTGCGGTGGTAACCATATGTTCTCGCCTCTTATGTTtccctccttttcttctttttcatctACTTTCTCTCTATACCCTCTGATATTCAAACCATTCCTGCATTGCCCCATTAACTATCGAACCTAGACACTTTCTTTTCCTGTTGAAATGTATCTGATTTCTtgacttccaaatctgccaTAGGATATTTACTGTTATTATAATATGATCCTTTCCTTCAACTCTATCCTTGGCTTCCAGGATGCTATTCCACCACAACCAAAACTATATATTTTTGGATAAATCCTAATACTTttggaaattaattcctactCCATAAAGAATTCTACTTCAAAACCAGGATCTCAAAGTCCAAATCACGTAAAAAGCCCAATTATTATTAAGAGTGCATTCATGTTTGGAATATAATAGAGTCATTAAAATTTATGATGACACCAttgtaggaaaaaaaatttaatcactaatccaaatgtggctattctttttttatttctattttagaTTTAACCTTTTGAGGTTCCCTTCATGGCTTGCACTAAAGGgtgattacttttttttttttttgtgccaaACGATATCACTTTCATATGTAGCTAAAAACTGTTACAAAGTTGGAGCAACTGTTCCAACATCTTCTCTAGCTAATCTAACTAACTAGAGAGGGAAGGAATCCTTCTACTTAATTTCACTAATCAAGTTTATGGCATATTTTGCCAACTTGTGACTAACATGGTTGCCTTCCCTGCTAATAAAGAAGAAGTACCACTCTCTAAACTCTTTCCTAATCACATAGATATCTTGTAGAATTGATcctatttttggatcattggtGTTTTCTAACATGATTTTCTCCATCGCCACTTTACAATCTGACTGAATTTCTACCTTTCTCTAGCCTTCTAACTTTGCTTTAAAAAGTGCATTCCTGATTGCATTTATTTCTTCAATCAACGATTCACTATTTCTTTGTTCAGGACCTACCCAAGCACTTATGATTGCTCCATTAGCTCTTCTAGCAACAATTCCCTAGCTAAACTTGCCTTTCCTTGTATCAACTGTTGCATCAGTATTGAGCTTGATTATGCCTTCTTGCGGTGGTAACCATATGTTCTCGCCTCTTGTGTTtccctccttttcttcttcttcatctactttgtgaggactcgcaaaaactattattttatgcctaatttatggcttaataaattattttaattggattttatttccaaggaatattttctagtcttatgagacctaaacgcatgataatataacttcgttatatttttaaaatgattcgtttcgaaaattaatttcctagagcgcgtttagtaaaaatagtgaatagtacttggagattttatccgcgtagtagcccgataagcttggaatattggagacttgtactatggtactaaaataggtaatcttaagtataaatattcaagtgatagttattagtgcaatcgttataagaatttttcgaaagtttcgcgttatagcgttaaaattgacggtacgcgttttcacacgcgcgacttcatttgagggactttagacccttatttcgggacaattaagagtgaataatatttacaagaatatatatgccttggaggtttagtgcactagtgaaccaaacgcgcgagaaaaatcgaatccaaacgcaccctaaattgcactatttcaagttgactttgaggtgcattttgcaccacacaaagaatcttcctttggaagccaattgcatcagcactctctctctcttcacctcacttggccgaacaacaagaaggagaagagctctccattgttttcatttttcatcttcaatccatgcactaaaatccacccaaatcacaccaaacttggagatctcttagcaaaccacttggagactacatctagctaaggaggaagggaactctcacggtttcttggagcttcaagagggccgaaaattctgaccttgcaaaccaaaggagtaggtaatgatcaacccttggattcttatcttttggagattatatgacaagattaagctcatgcatgcacttagttacttgtttatggtgtaaaaatgtgattgtgggctcttggaattcccacacttgggttgttgttgctgatgtgatgattaatggtgattatattgttggtttagtgattataatgatgcattagtgatgggtaattagtggaaacttcattgggtgtaagaggctaaaacttccgattttgcccctgctatgttcggccatgtccaggccaaattttaatggtttaatggcttgaattggatgtttataggatgtattagatgtgtgaaaaatttcattggaaaatattgaggtttgatggagcaaatgaattttttttcgaaaccagcaaatctggaaactgattcgcgtatgtctctgaccagcagtagtattttggctataactctgtcctcggatgtcgaaatcatgtgccgtcggtggcgtttgaaactagacactcctagctttaatttggtatataatgcacgttctgattctttgtgaccaagtcgaaccaaatgttttaagttcgctgtcctgttgctctgttcatctgggatgaagtgttcaggcagcaacttgatgcccaaatttgaaccagatgggcgccgaatttggaaatgatttcttctgtgatattttagtcctatgaatgtattttccaacggcgtaagccatgctcgattttgagctataatgactgagttgtgactgaaacatgtggactgctctgttttggaaaaaccctaatgttggactggtttggaaccaaatcttggagtgaacttgttagttgatgtttttgatattaaacacttaccaaagttattatgggtgtatcttagacccttattttacaaatgaaccatggttggataaccttcttggttaaacgattggaaatttggaaaatgaaagtcaaaggcagaatgccttaggaattttcttgaacttcggttggctcattaactaccttgccgaaggtatttttcccagAAATTcaatagagagatactttccatatagtattgaaataccgccaattttggtgccgattcaagttcgtttcgatacccaattgaattactaaagttagaggttcaaatctggaaaatcctcatccagtcttgaatttgctcaacttcgggctaccgtatctcggtgctcgaaactccgatttttGATCCTCTTGTTTTGtcctacacttcacttgcaacactaattgagctgaaaatttcagaggccggtttgcaacgtgcgaatcgtgccgaattttcaaagttggccgaaatccaacttaattctgccttgtaaactgaagctgcatcttcaaactcatttttgaccacttttcactttggttcatggaaaagtgtcttctaggaacttatagtactctctaagaggtttccaacggtataaagtttttcaattctcgacttataccgagcgagttatgatttttcaaagattatcgtaaaactgaaaaattttccaacttcaaagaaatagagtttttcaagaactctttattctttcgatattcttaaacgttttgtttacgattttcatgataaaaactcaaataatattgtacctaataaaaggcaagttgaacctcgatttacgtgtaattgaggttccttttgcaaaataattcttagattgtactagtgtacaatctttcttgataagtgggttaattgtgtgattatccactattaaattgccaggcgcgcaaggagaccttcaagaggatctcaccgcggacacttgaacttccggaaataattcttattgaattgctcggtgagtgtcaagtgtatgaatttgatacttgcttattgtgatacttgttgggagttttaaaaataagggcgggtgcgtactttatcgcactcgttctaatttcaaatgaatgaatgaatgaatgaatgaaatgtattgaatgaatgaatgaaatgcaatgtcatgtcatgaatgcttgtgtcgttggagtgaatctcctcgactaccaaatgaatgggggacgcccaaactcataggccgtccttagactcgagccagcaatgggcttggtcggggatttggacgagccatgagatacacataagctcgacctaataagaggtcttgcttggcatactcgttgagtatcgcccaattatggtcattgtgggcccttggggtgtacggtggacggagggaagaaagtggtgatctacggaaatggaaataccgacccggttgacaggagggtcaatgcgggaaagtatacgaatgacatcgacagatcgagtggaacttagctcctgagagctactatatccttgaattgtttctgattactttttcctgtttgatagattgattattgaaaagacatggctttactTATTAAAGTtggaattgttatttgattacgtgcttgcatgtgtgttcttggcctcacgagcgttagctcaccctatagttttgttttccttaacaggaccgactcttggagaaatatggagaaaccatccgttgaattttgttaagactcctgttatatatattttgactaggccctggtttgggttgtacttttggaaattgtaaacttgaaaagtttgggccctgatgtgtactttgaatttaagtcgtttcatgatttaccgatgtactggttatacattaagtgacttattaagttgaacgcttccgcattattgtattcatgttgctctcatcgaagtgtttagttcggtttgaatttggatggaattgcttgagtcctggcgtgagctgggcaggcgtccgcggataccctttggtccgccttagggagatgtggggcgtcacatacTTTCTCTCTTGGTACCCTCTGATATTCAATCCATTCCTGCATTGCCCCATTAACTATCGAACCTAGACACTTTCTTTTCCTATTGAAATGTATCTGATTTCTtgacttccaaatctgccaTAGGATATTTATTGTTATTATAATATGATCCTTTCCTTCAACTCTATCCTTGGCTTCCAGGATGCTATTCCACCACAACCAAAACTATATATTTTTGGATAAATCCTAATACTTttggaaattaattcctactCCATAAAGAATTCTACTTCAAAACCAAGATCTCAAAGTCCAAATCACATAAAAAGCCCAATTATTATTAAGAGTGCATTCATGTTTGGAATATAATAGAGTCATTAAAATTTAAGATGACACCATTgtaggaaaaaaattttaatcactaatccaaatgtggctattctttttttatttctattttagaTTTAACTTTTTGAGGTTCCCTTCATGGCTTGCACTAAAGGgtgattacttttttttttttgccaaacgATATCACTTTCATATATAGCTAAAAACTGTTACAGAAACAACTGCTCCTACATCTTCTCCAGCTAATCTAACTAACCAAAGAGGGAAGGAATCCTTCCACTTAAtttcattaatcaaatttatgtcATACTTTGCCAACTTGTGACTAACATGGTTGCCTTCCATTCTAACTTGAGACTAACATGGTTGCCTTTCCTTCTTGGAGAATTGATCCTATTTTTGGATCATTTGTGTTTTCTAGCATGATTTTCTCCGCTACCACTTTACAATCTAACTGAATTTCTACCCTTTTCTAGCCTTCTAACTTTGCTTTAACAAGTGCATTCCTGATTGCATTTGCTTCTTCAATCAACGGTTCACTATTTCTTTGTTCAGGACCTACCCAAGCACTTATGATTGCTCCATTTGCTCCTCTAGCAACAATTCCCCAACTAGCATTGCCTTTCCCTGTACCTACTGCTACATCAGTATTGAGCTTGATTATGCTTTCTTGCAGTGGTAGCCATTTGTCCTTGCCTCTTGTGTTTccctcattttcttcttcttcatctactttctccCTCTGTACACTGGTATTCAAACCATTCCTGCATTGCCCCATTAACTATCGAACCTGGacattttcttttcctattgAACTGTATTTGATAAGTCACaattttgtcattcattttataattaattttcctTATTACCTTATCCAATGCGAATTAATTAtcagattctactcacttttgaaaatttgtggTTATTGCAGGGAGTAAAACAAAATACCATAAAAAGGTGCCAATTTGATGGCAGCCAGGATAAGAGTTTGAGTAGCAGTCAACAAGGTGGAGACTGATTCGATTTTATTTCCTTGTTGCGTGGAACATATGCGGCAGCCGGGGCAATTTTGGAAGACTGGaccacttttcttcttgttggcgGGTTCTAAAGAGAAGGAAGTCAGAAAAGACTAGGAGTCTACCTTTTACTCCTTATTGCTAGCCGAATAGGAGTGGAGATTATATAGAAACTAGTGTGAATATccgtgctacgcacggtgcttacattattaaaaaaattacaatctatggaagaatttaaaaatagtaaaatattaTAATCACGGGCACATGAaagtatatttaaaaaaatgaaactttgtAGCAATAGTTCAATATATGATAAAAACATCTCCATTATTTATAAACGATCACTTCAGTGAAGGTTggatcctgaaaaaaaaatagaaatctatATCATAAATTGAGCGACATAAGGGTCCAATTAAATATAATTGAATATTTAATTtgataagtaaatgaaatacttacagacattttacatttgatttgataatcttcTATGAAGGTGTGAACATTCTTCACACCAATCAACTCTGAGTACGAACGCCAGTATTGGGggtttaattaattctgttgTTTTTTGTGGAGTTCGCACTATAAATGAGAATGCACGATTTTTGCATGAATTGATGTGTTGGTCGAACAATGCACCTCCATTTTTCTGACAATTAAAAGCATACATAGTTCAAaattatcttttgttttagacagtttgtaaataatattgtgtaaaaaaatatacatataaataatgTATACCTTTGTTTTTAAATATCTAAGATAAGAAGCATCATAATGAAACATGAATTGTGCATGCCTGTCTTGAAGAGTAAGGTATAGGTTACCACTGGAATCTCTAACTTCTATGTTAACATTGTATCTGTTAAGAAGAAATTGTGATGAATAATGCAACAAATaatattaaaattcaaaatatatgaaaataattacCTGACAATAGTGTCGACTACGTCATTACAATGGATACACACCATTTTTACAAAATGAGATTGACATGGTTGATCACAATTTTTGCATAACTCATGAAACATATTGTCTAGGTTGATACTTTGAATGTAAGCAAGTATCCGAAAATATTTAACCTAAAACCATCCAAAGAATGTATAGATTACAATTATTAATTCGAAACTACATGTAGATACTTGTTCATTACTTAATTATTTGAGAGGAATTGTACCGTAGGGATAACTGCATATTCGGATATCCATATTCTTTTAGCATTTGATATCAACAATGCTTGGGACATTGTAAAATTGCATGACCGCAACCACGTCACTAATTTCTGAGCACATTTATCATTCTCAAACctgcaaatttttcaaatacataTCTGTAAGGGTATGAAATATTTTTAGTAATTTAATATTTCggtatttgtaaaacttaacaACTGTGTAGGTATTGAGCAAAATCCAAGTAGTGATTGATATACAATTTGCTTGCTCGAATAGTATAGAGTGACGGTCCTACATAATGTGCTTTATTTATTGATAAActataaaatttaaataaaataaagtgaaaataaattgAATTACCTTTATAATTTCTCACACAAATACCACAGGCTAGCAAAACATTATTTTTTGTAACAGTTTGACGCAAGTGTTCACCATCATCAGTTGCAAATTTATCACATAAAGTCAACCGAACTACTGTCAAACTTCATTTAGACAATTTTGGTAAGTATAAATCAAAATTTGTAGAATATAAAATACTTTAAAGATATTGAATCTAATAACTAACCTTTTGTCAAGTAAAAGTATGTCACGCTTAGTTTTGTCATTGATAGATGTTTGATAGTGTGAACCAACGGATACAACTAAACCAACTACATCTGCAAACgataaaaaaatataagtaatacCAGTTCAAATATACAACTTAAATAGAAGTATGGTTAATTATGAATGAAATACCTATCAATTGCACATCATTGTCCATGTGCTGTTCTGCATCTCTTAGTTTGACCAGATTAAACTTAAAACGGGGTATGGTTCCACAATCATCTAAAATATTCACTATCTTCGTATCGTTTCCAAACGATAATTGGTACTGATGTGGTGCAAGCCGATATTTAAGATCTACTggaattacatatatattttgaaaccagtATACCTTGCCTTCATGGAGATGATCTGCGAAAATGTTTATCATATTACTGCCTCTTATAACTCCCTGCATGACAAATTTCTGATAGTTTTCAACAGATTAGTAAATATTCAATATTCAATATAATAAATAACATACACTCTTAATTATTACCTGATCATCTACAAAAAGTATCTTGATACATCCCGAACGTTGAAGCACTCCATATATGGCCATATCTATTAATCGAAACAATCTAACCTTTATATTCCATCCGTATCCGCAAGGATTCAGATAGAATAAAGGTGTATATGAAATATCTGTAAATTGTTATAATATAGCATGAAGGTTAATTATTTAAGCATTATATTTGATACAGTAAGTAACACAAATTCAAAGAAGTACAAAAAAAATGCCTAAGTGTGAAGCATATGTAATACAATAATATGAAGTAAATATACTATTTTTGTAAACAAAGCGATGTCCACAATTTATCAAAGGGAGTAAAAAATCTCACGATATACAATATTTTTTGTGTAATCCCATGGATCATTATCTCTATTAACAATGAGTATTTTCAATCCAACTGGCAAAGTAGTACGGGACAGAGCAACATAAAGTTGACCATGTGAAAACACAGGTTCAGGAAGGTAAACGCCAACATTTTTCAAGGTTTGGCCTTGACTTTTGTTGATAGTTATTGCAAATGCCACTTTCACAGGAAATTGTCTCCTTTTAATTGGAAAGGAGTCCTTGCGCTCTGTGGTGTTAAAGAGATCTGAGGTATGAGTTCTAAATCTCCAATATTAGATCCTGTTATGACTTCTGCCTCGAGAACTTTATCCCCCATTCTGGTAACGACAAGTCGTGTTCCATTGCAAAGACCTTCTGACTGATTGAGATTTCTTAAAAGAATTATGAGAGTTCCTTCTTTAAGTTCCAAAAAATGATTTGGAAGCCTAGGAAAATTGAAAGAGTGTAACATTTCAGGAGGATTCATATTTTCAACAATGTCACCTTCAGTATTGCAAAAAGTATCAGCGCTCATGTCACCTTCAGTATTGCAAAAAGTATCAGCGCTCATGTAGGTACGTGATTGACCAAGAAGCATTGATAGCATCTTATCATTCAACTTGTCAACATCACCATTTTTGGGAGCCAAAATAGCACGTTCCTTGAGGTAAGTGTTATTTCTGTATGAATTTCTCAAATTTGGATAGACAGAATCTATTAACCGCATTAAAGATTGACCGTCATTTTTTATGAGAAATTGCGACGGCATCCGAATCCAATTTGATTCCCCAAATTCAGTAAGTGAAATTGCTGAAATCTTTCCTTCACCAACAGACAGCAATCAATTTGCAAAATCTGTCAATTGCTAACGCATATTTTCAGGAAGACGTAAATTCATTATGCGCATATTTATTTTAAGATGCAGTACTCTACAGTGATCCCAAATCGTTGACTCTTTTATTGTAGCTGATACTGTTGCTTCTCTCCTACCTTTAGAAACAATCGGTAATGTTTGTCGAAAATTACCGCCCAAAACAACTAATTTTCCTCCGAAAATACAATCCTCAGAATCATTTTCACTCAACTTTAAGATATCCTTTAAAGTTCTATCCACCGCTTCAAAACCATGCCGATGTGCCATTGGAGCTTCATCCCAAATTATCAAAGATGTCTCCCTAATTAATTTGGCTAAGTCAGAATTTTTATTGATTGAACAACTTGATGACTCATCCAAATTAATAGGAATTTTGAAGCATTAATGCGCTGTTCTTCCACTCGATAAGAGTATTGCAGCAACGCCTGATGATGCAACTGAAAGAACAATTTTTCTCTGCGATTTGACTTGAGCAATCAATGTTCTCCATAAATAAGTTTTACCCATCCCACCACTTCCATACACAAAAAATAGTCCTCCGTGATTACGTGTGTATGATTCCATAATAAGATCATATGCTTTCAATTGATCCTCATTCAAACCAGCatataaattatcaaataattgCTGCTCTGATGTAAAATCGTGATCGAGCTCTTC
The Coffea arabica cultivar ET-39 chromosome 6c, Coffea Arabica ET-39 HiFi, whole genome shotgun sequence genome window above contains:
- the LOC140008695 gene encoding uncharacterized protein, whose protein sequence is MTDDLQYQIRRDMGNSQIRIDDGKISAISLTEFGESNWIRMPSQFLIKNDGQSLMRLIDSVYPNLRNSYRNNTYLKERAILAPKNGDVDKLNDKMLSMLLGQSRTYMSADTFCNTEGDMSADTFCNTEGDIVENMNPPEMLHSFNFPRLPNHFLELKEGTLIILLRNLNQSEGLCNGTRLVVTRMGDKVLEAEVITGSNIGDLELIPQISLTPQSARTPFQLKGDNFL